The following coding sequences lie in one Schistosoma mansoni strain Puerto Rico chromosome 3, complete genome genomic window:
- a CDS encoding putative 60s acidic ribosomal protein P2 produces MRYLAAFLLCQLGGKETPTENDIKTVLNSVGIEHDSERLEKLLSSLSGKDIPQLIAEGSKKLSSMPSACAVVSAAPSSAAPAKTEAPQADVKPAKVEVKEESESEEDMGFGLFD; encoded by the exons ATGCGTTACTTGGCTGCGTTTCTACTCTGTCAGTTAGGTGGTAAAGAGACGCCTACTGAAAATGATATCAAGACTGTCCTAAACTCTGTTGGCATTGAGCATGATTCTGAGAGACTCGAAAAA CTGTTGTCTTCGTTGTCTGGCAAAGATATCCCACAACTGATTGCTGAAGGATCCAAGAAGTTGTCCTCCATGCCATCAGCCTGTGCTGTTGTCTCTGCTGCACCTTCTTCGGCAGCACCAGCTAAGACTGAAGCCCCGCAAGCAGATGTCAAGCCTGCAAAGGTGGAGGTCAAGGAAGAGTCCGAATCTGAAGAAGATATG